In one Bufo gargarizans isolate SCDJY-AF-19 chromosome 11, ASM1485885v1, whole genome shotgun sequence genomic region, the following are encoded:
- the DIO3 gene encoding thyroxine 5-deiodinase, translated as MLHCPGAQHTCKLLKQVAACCLLLPRFLLTALMLWLLDFQCIRRRVLLRVKEENPERDDPPLCVSDSNRMCTLESLKAVWHGQKLDYFKSAYLGCSAPNTEVVMLEGQRLCRILDFSHRQRPLIVNFGSCTUPPFMARLQAYHRLATQHIDIADFLLVYIEEAHPSDGWVSTDASYQIPKHQSLQDRLRAAQLMLQGAPGCRVVVDAMSNASNAAYGAYFERLYIILDGKVVYQGGRGPEGYKISEVRNWLDQYHKHMLNKGTLVIQI; from the coding sequence ATGCTGCACTGCCCTGGAGCCCAGCACACCTGCAAACTTCTCAAACAGGTGGCTGcctgctgcctgctgctgcctcgcTTCCTGCTCACAGCCCTCATGCTGTGGCTTCTGGATTTCCAGTGCATCAGAAGGAGGGTCCTGCTCCGTGTGAAGGAGGAGAACCCTGAGAGAGATGACCCCCCTCTGTGCGTCTCTGACTCCAACCGCATGTGCACTCTGGAGTCCCTCAAGGCTGTGTGGCATGGCCAAAAACTAGACTACTTCAAGTCAGCCTACCTGGGCTGCTCTGCCCCCAACACAGAGGTGGTGATGCTGGAGGGGCAGAGGCTTTGCAGGATCCTGGACTTCTCCCACAGGCAGAGACCCCTGATTGTCAATTTTGGCAGTTGCACCTGACCCCCTTTCATGGCTCGCCTGCAGGCTTATCACAGGCTGGCCACCCAGCACATtgacattgcagattttttgctGGTCTACATAGAGGAAGCCCATCCTTCAGACGGCTGGGTGAGCACAGATGCCTCCTACCAGATCCCAAAGCATCAGAGCCTCCAGGACAGGCTGAGGGCTGCCCAGCTGATGCTCCAGGGGGCTCCAGGCTGCAGGGTGGTGGTCGATGCCATGTCCAATGCTTCCAATGCAGCCTACGGTGCCTACTTCGAGAGACTCTACATCATCCTGGATGGCAAGGTGGTCTACCAGGGGGGCAGAGGACCAGAGGGCTACAAGATCTCTGAAGTGAGGAACTGGCTGGACCAATACCACAAGCACATGCTCAACAAGGGCACCCTGGTCATCCAGATTTAA